The Maniola jurtina chromosome 3, ilManJurt1.1, whole genome shotgun sequence genome segment caaattggttcagaaatctcggagatttcggtgtacataggtagaaaaacacaactccctttttgaaagtcggttaaaaagtagcctatgttactccctggtcaattctctacttgtctgtgaaaatcccgtcaaaatcggttcagccgttcccaagattagccttttcaaacagacagacagacagacagacagacaaaaattagcaaaaaatagtatcgttcaaataaccatttgaccttaatatgcgatagttatttcgaaattacagacagacactccaattttatttattagtatagagtatagatttagctttgattattattttttgtttataaaaaatatttaaaatgtgtttgatCTCTCCACTCTCTCAGATGCTTAGTTTAAATATACTATTTCTGcaaacattatatttattagtctggccattcaacgaggtaacgcagccagcgttctagacaccctgcctcgttacagtggtttggatgacatttttgttctgtaatttttatatttatgtaagtttttatagtatttgtgaATACTGCGAATAAAAACACATACatcataatataaacaaaaaaaaaaaaaatctgccagAGTTATTTAAATTTATCATAAGACGTAATACACCATACGCACATGTTGTAAAACTAACTTATGCTAACctaacatacttaatattaaccTAACAAAGTTTTTTTAGAGATAAATACGAGCTAATAATTTATATGGGCCTAGGATTGGACGAGACCTGATTATAAAAGCTATTGcagatattatattttctcATTGATACTGTGCGTACAAAACTCCGTGTAGTTGTGCCTAAAACACAATTTTGAAAACTAGTAAAGACAaacaattttggtacagaaattATTTATAGGGAAACCGTGTTTCTAGAATGGTAATACCAAAGCCTCTTTCTGTCAGTTAAGTGATGTCACTTGACGTCTGACGTAAAGAAATGTCAAATCAAATTGTCAATGGTTGTCATGTGaacaaaatgtaaacaaaatacggataattttatttacaaaatgtgCACACAATAATTTGTTAACTGAATAAAATGTGTTGAAATATGGGCATTTGAAATCTAGTGATTAGAGAAAAATGGGGGGCATTAGCAGGTGGCTAGACGTAGAGGCGGGAAATGACGATATAGACATCAATACGCTACCGTCGAACATAGCACTTGTCGATTTACAAAACGACAATGAATTTAAACTTGTGGTCGGCGATTTGGGACGACGAGAAGAGGGGACTAGACTTAAGGTATAATTACTTAGTTTTGTACTGACCGACAAAAGTTCCGTAATCCGTACCTCCAATGCGAAAATGTCTCCTGTTAAGATCGATTTTCTCAGGAATGCGTGAAGGTACTCCGGTATACAATCCCTTGGAGTTGTGAAAATATCAAACTTCTAATATGCAAAGAGATCTTACCTATGGTGCTTCAGACTACAGCAACCAGTaggctgattcgctaactcagtgtctaacactgaataataaccaccaagctcatttgacatttatttttaatccattaaagGTTTTCtgccaaaaatattttaatatcactcaatgaagcagcattgtagaaccaaccaatatcAAATGAGGTCGGTGGCTATCATACATTGTTAggcactgagttagtgaatcacccaGCAGGTTAGTCTGAAATAGCTGTTTATATTTACAGATATTCAAAGGTGCAATGCAAGTATCGGACATAGCTTTACCAGATCTGCCGTTAAGTGTGGTGAGCCTGTACACCAGTGAGACATCACCTCGGAGCATGCCTCTGATAGCTGTGGCGTTCAGCACTTGTGTGTATATTTATAGGAACTTGAAGTTGTTCTATAAGTATTTCCTGCCCACTGTTGAGCTGAATGCCAGTGAGATGGAGGTTTGGAAACAGGTAAAgttttgaatataaatataatagaaaaaaaggtgactgactgacagactgactgaatgatctatcaacacacagctcaaagaACTGGATGGATTGGcttgggcatgcagatagctattacaaAGCACCTACTGGATGGATTAGCCTGAGgtatgcaaatagctattatgatgtagacatcctgTAGATCATCAGATgttagaaaattcaacccttaagggagtaaaatagaggtttgaaatttgtgtagtctacgcagacaaagttgcaggcataagctagtttatacatataaaaagacttgccctggctgactgactgatctattaattCAAAGTTAAATGCTGGGGCATTCAAAATTTTGTCAGTAAGTTCCTTATTAGGCATACACAaacactaagaaaggatttttggtttttggaaaattattttacattgCCATGATTTCTTTCTTTTCCAGTTAACTAATCCAGCGAACCGTAAAGAAGAAACCATCTTAACACTCACAGAAAGCCTCCACAACATGCCACAAAAGATTCTAAGCATACAATCCCGAGATTTCCTCTCTTTAACTCTAGAACAGCAGATGGAGTTTCTGGAAAATTCCACAGATATGCCGAAGAAACGACACAGAGAGATTGCATGTATTACAACTTTGAGAATGAGCTCTGTTGATAAGTACTCTGTGAGCTGCTTGGTAGTGGGAACTGAAGATGGGGAAATTATTGTGTTGGATCCACAGACATTTACACAGATTTGTTTGGTAAGTAacattaaattgtaattaatttttgaagaaCTTTAAACAAAGGAAATTCTTAAGTAGaccctattttaatttattaaactactaggagatgcccgcgacttcgtccacgtggatttaggtttctaaaaatcccacgggaactctttattttgtGGGATTAAAAGTTCCtacgtcactctccaagtctttaactaatttcatacaaaaaattacaacCATCCATTGCTTTGTTTCGGCGTGAATAAAGTATGAACCAACGAAGCAAACACACTACCCCATTTATAATTTGGGCAGTGACTAGATCATGCTGTCTAcgtcaatttagtttttctcaaaatcccttgggaactctttggggGGGTTTTTAGGGATATGGCCTATGCCTGTCTGTAGGATGTAAGCTAAGTTTTGTCAAACTCGGTCAGAAAGATAGGCTATTAAAACAAACTCACAATCATcattatttaaattcaaatatattactatgaaaaaaatatataattaaatacaGGTAAAGCTGTGTACAGTTAAAAGGACACCATACCAAATGGTAGCTACGGGACTCTATAATGTAGACTACAGGATTACTGTAGCCACAAGGTGAACTGattgtatttattgctttttgcACTAAGGTGCAACACACACCTAGCATATGCTGCATGGGTAGTTGTGTGATGTTAACGCACCTTTGAGTAAAACGACAACTACGATCATGATTCAAAAACCGCCAGTCTTAGAAGTCGTTGGTCAGAGtaaataaaactgattttaagATGCTGTAAAAGAGACACCGCGCTTTGGCTTCATTCCACTTGGTAGGTATGCGTTGAACCTAGTATATTGCACTATTCACGTGTTCTCGGCACTTTATCACAGAACAATAAATATTCGCCTATCACCAAACTatcactgcatttatgtaaagtCAATGAAAACGAGCAGGCAGGGTCACccggtgttaagtgattaccgccgcccatgaacatttgcagcatcagaggtgtaatatgtaggttgcttatgCGTAGAATCAGAACAAAAggtgatacaaaattatttaggttatattgagaaatattattaaaacaatagcaTTTAAGATTTCTCGTCTCCATCATTTTAATATCAACCaacaagtttaatatttcagaGGTACTgctgatgcgttgccggccctTTAGGAATTTAttgagatacaagttagcccttggctgcaatctcacctggttttaagtgatgatgcagtctaagatggaaacaggctaacctggaaggggtatggcagtttctattaaacccatacccctttggtttctacacggcatcgtactagaacgctaaatcgcttggtgacATCAGACATGGCTtggccggtagggtggtaactagccacggctgaaacctcccaccagaccagaccagagatttagaaattataaaatttcatactcatacgggaatcgaacccgggacctcccgctgataagaccatagcgcttaCCATTGAGCCAGGGTAAGGGCCATGTAATGTCAAAGTATACTACGTATAATACACGTCTTTGCTAGTAGAGTGGTAAGTTACCACTGGTAACAAGGCCTGGCCGAAACCTTCAGCAGATCTGAAATCTAATTTCTACAAATGTCGCTTTCCAGAGAGAAAAACGTTTGTCTGATCAAGAGGGATTGGAAGGAAGGTCGTCAGCTCTTCAGCACGGAGGCACACATAGTTGCCATAGAAGTATTGACTGCAGACAGCAGTGTTATGGTTATATGCACCGACAACACACTCGCTTGTTATAGCAAGAAGGTAAGGTATCTCAATATTCTTTATCTATGGTCATGTCTTAAATTCCTGATTATGAACtcaataaagttaaacagcattaaaacccgactactacccgcgaactgccgatagatagcgatagttAATTTGGCTTTCTATCGctcagtgtattttaacattgtactatatttatgaactcagtaatttttcctctttcatttgatactcAACACATGTAAAATCcctcaggtcaatttttttcgaattaaatatagcctatgtcacccaaaCCATAATAAAGAATTGATTGACacttatttatcaaaatcggctcagtcaTTCAGGCGCTACGGTGGGACACACAGAATCGGATACAAATAtgcatacatgcatacatataaacatacatacatagactgctaaaataataacccttcttcaggatgttttccttcacagatAAGGCAAGTGATatgtacataactccgaaaagatagaggtgcgAGCCCgctaaaattaaacaaatcaaTCGAGATTCAAAAgcttttattgtttatttcagGGCAAAAGGCAATGGTTGGTGAGCCTAGAACACCGCCCAGTTGCAATGACTTTGGTGCCGATCCTGCACTTAGGTGTGACGCTGGTGGCCGTCGCACTCGCATCGGGACATTTGCATCTATACGATGGAAAGGCTACTCGAGACACCATGTTCTTAAGAGGTAggatcatcatctcaacccatcgccagtccactactgagtacgggatAATAgctcttggctgcaatcaagCCTGTTTTTTGTTGACAGGGACTTCTTAAGTTCTGATGAAGTGTGAACGCATACCCTATGATATGTCATTGTGTATAAATTTTATGTTCTGTGGCAACATTGTACCAATCTCTTTCTCTCTGTGGCTACGTCCCGAATAAAAGGCTGTCTGTTTCAGGAAAGGtttcttttattaattattctatttaaatATCTAGTCCTCAACTTCCAAATAGCTTCAGTTTATATCAAGTTCGGTGGGGTTTCTACCTACTAAAACCCCTTCGGTGGCAATTCACAGCCCATATTAAGAGATTCTGGAATTCCGGAAAGAACGTGCGCCGGTGGGTCTCTTATGCGACCTCCATTAAGCTCATTCTTGACTGCAATTAGGTCTgctggcaagtaatgatgcagcccaAGATGTAGCGCGCttgactagaagatgcctattcactcttgacttgaaagtactcattttaaaagtggaggggaaattTGATGCCTGAAAGGCTTACCATTTcttagcggttcgaattagaaacctCACGAGATCGAACCTTGGACCTTGTGTGTTTGTCTATTAGCTTTTTTCTGGTCACCCGTTGATCAATATTTGTTTCAGATGTGGTGTCCGTGATGAAGTTTGGACAACTTGGTCAAGAAGAGCACGTTTTTATTATTGTGACAGCTAGTGAGTATTG includes the following:
- the LOC123881123 gene encoding Bardet-Biedl syndrome 1 protein homolog — its product is MGGISRWLDVEAGNDDIDINTLPSNIALVDLQNDNEFKLVVGDLGRREEGTRLKIFKGAMQVSDIALPDLPLSVVSLYTSETSPRSMPLIAVAFSTCVYIYRNLKLFYKYFLPTVELNASEMEVWKQLTNPANRKEETILTLTESLHNMPQKILSIQSRDFLSLTLEQQMEFLENSTDMPKKRHREIACITTLRMSSVDKYSVSCLVVGTEDGEIIVLDPQTFTQICLVKLCTVKRTPYQMVATGLYNVDYRITVATREKNVCLIKRDWKEGRQLFSTEAHIVAIEVLTADSSVMVICTDNTLACYSKKGKRQWLVSLEHRPVAMTLVPILHLGVTLVAVALASGHLHLYDGKATRDTMFLRDVVSVMKFGQLGQEEHVFIIVTANGNLMLKILKRTADFNAHAAGIEPTGSTVAQKPWLIPKKSKLFLEQSARERENPIAMHESFQHELNRLRLVAAKTLLEAHTKSDNFVGAGVMEPITLSAEVEGLGPVFRVTLIVENTSPEKAVIGLSILFYVHSTNYKVYNPYIKVPLLGPGNQIKFPTKIEEIFNENVNPDLFFRNVTGQAGEGSLIKVLLLKEGKPNPVLAATVTMPPTDPMMIPYDKIQTTDFGQNDNK